The following DNA comes from Spirulina major PCC 6313.
TCCGTGCATTAGCGACTAGATTCACCAATCGATCTGAATCCGATAAAATCCAGGCAATTCCTTGGGCTAAATCTTCAACACTGTAGGGTTGAGCCAGATAGCCCGTGTGTTGATGGTCAATAATATCCATCAAGCCCGTCGCATTAAAGGCCGCAACTGGTGTACCACAAGCCAAGGCTTCTGATGCTGTCTGGCCAAAGGATTCTTGGAGGGAAGGGACAATCATGACATCGCCCGCAGAATAGATCAGCGATAAAGATAAGTCATCATGGAAGTGTCCCAGATAATGCACTTTGAATCCTAAGTCAATCGGTTTTTCCGGAGCCGATGCCCCAAATACAGCCACTTCCACATCTGCCGCCATTTCCGTGTAACTGAGCTTGCGCAACGCATCTACGAGTAAGTCAAATCCTTTCCGTTTGTCCGACGTTGCCGCTAAAGCACCAAACACAATGATTTTCTTATCTTGGGGTAGATTAAGCACTTGGCGAGCTATTGATTTCTCATGAGGTCGATAGATCTCCGTATCTAAGCAAAAAGGAATGGTTTCCACCCTTAAGTTTTTAAACAAAGCACTAGCTTTTACACACTGGGTCATCCAGTGACTGGGTGTAACAATCGTCAAATTAAGAGATTGCCAAGCTTGATGTTTTCGTTGCCAAATTTGTCGCGAGAGATCCTGTTCACAGTTGCTGTTAAGTTGAGGGCAGTTACCACAGAATTCTTGATAGCGATCGCAACCGGCACTGTAATGACATCCTCCGGTCATCGGCCACATATCTTGTAACGTCCAAACCAGCGGTTGTTTGAACAGTTTTAAAGTTTCAATCCGAAGAAATCCATTAGCGATCCAATGCATATTGATAATATCAGGATTGATCGCCTGCACAGATGAGGCGATCGCATCGGGAAACCATTGAGAAGAAAACAGAGTGCGATCGCGATTGGGATATTTTCGCAATGGCAAATTGTTCATCACCGGCCCTAACTTGGTTAATGCACTTCGTTGGACAAAAACGTCCTTATTTTGGCTCAACTTCGCTCGAACCACCATCTTAGATGTGACTCCGATAGATTGAAAACCAGCATGCAAACGATATGCCGATCGCGCTGCTCCTCCTTCCATATCCGAGGTACTTACAATTAAAGGATAGATCATTTTAATCTTGCCACCAGATACATATACGTCATTACATCGACTCAAACGATAAAACGGCTCTTCACTAGAATTGACGTTTGAACAGAAAGAACGAGAAAATCGAGCAGAAGCCAGGATCTATGGCGATCCTAAATCAATTTTAGATCTAATATCTCCATCAACAATGGGTTCGATTATATTGTTGTTTAATCTAACTTTAGATTGGTGAAGTTAATTGATTAGGGTTGTTTTTGCGAGAACCCAATGTTACAAAAAAACACCTGGACATCATATACAGCTAGGTTTTAGAGGTTTTCCTCAAAGCTCAATCATTCCATAGCGATTCTAAATCAATCGGAGATCTTATCTCCTCATCAACAAGGGGTTTAAGCCCCTTGCATGTTCATGAATCAAATAGGATTGCTATATTTTGTCACCCAAGAAGCTGGCTTTAGGGCGAGGGGGCATTTTAGAAATAATGATGCCTTCCTACTTAGCATAACTTCAAATAGTGAGAATCAAGGCTTAAACAGAACCTGAAATTCTTTGATATCTAAATATAGAGTAAGTCCTAGCTATAGAAGAGATTCATGATCCTATGCCAATTTGTCTCATGATCCTATGCCAATTTGTCTCGTTTTCTCTCCGTCTGTCGTCAAACAGGGAGGAAGTGAGCGATGTATCCCCAGTACCACCCCAATTTTTGCCGTCATGATAGGCGGCAAGACCGGAGCCAGTGGGGATTTTTGCAATAGTTGAACCCCTTTTTTGGTGGGTGATGCCTCAGTATATCGATAAAAAACTAAAAAAGGATACGAGGAGAGGGTGCGATCGCCCTCTAGGCCTTCACCCCCCAAGGAACCCCCACTCGCAAGGGCCTAGACCCCTTCTGTCTCGCCCGTGAGATCCCGTGAAGCCCGCTGACGGCGGCGGATCTGGGCCTTTAAAACCTTGAGTTGATAGGGGTCGGCATCCTTGCGCCAGACGAGGCGATAGCCGCGCAACGCTGTGCAATGTTCTGCCAAGTGCCGCTCCCAGGCGCTGCGGGTGTAGATCGCGGCCACATTATCGAGGAGACCCCATTGGCGTTCTTGGTCGCTGAGGGTTTTGAATTTGGCGTAGTCGGGGTAGTCGGGGGTGAGGAGTTGTTCTTTTTGGTGGAGGATGGGCGGGTCATCGGTGCGATCGCAGTCGCGATATTTCACCTGGAGATCGCGCAAATCGATTTGCATACTGGTGTGGAGGAGGGGGTGGGGAACGCGATCGAAGTCGGGATAGGTGAGATAGGTGATTTTGGGTTGGGTGAAGTGGAATTTTACGACGGTGGCTTCATCAGGGCGGCCAATGGTGCGGGAGGCGCAGCCCTCAAGGAGACGGAGCAGGGGGGATAACTGTTCGAGAGCGGAAATATGCACCCAGAGAGAATTCGGACGTTGTTGACCGATCGCACTCTGACGGCCCTGTTCTTGAATGATGTCTAAATTACCGACGCTCATTAACATCACATCAGCGGCGGCGCAGGCCTGTTGATAGGTTCCAAACAGGGCTTTGATATCCTGCTGCATCGGGGCGGGGAGGGCGCGGAATTTGGGGCGATCGCTGAAATGAGTGAGAGCAAGATAGACGAGTAAATCGTGGCGGCGTTGGGTGGCGATCGCATCCCACGCCGCTGCATCGGTGGCCTGGGTGATGACCTGAAACGCCCGTTTAATCGTGCGAAATTCTGATGTGATCGCCTCCCATTGCTGCGGCTCTAACTCCTCCCGTTGGGGTAACCGGCCCCGCTCCGTCATAAAATCCATCACCGGCTGTAACAGGGTTTGATAATCCTCAAACCGCTTCACCGTTGCGTGAATTCGGGGCGTTTTCACCCGCGATCGAAAGCGCGATCGCCGGAACAATTCCGCCTGACGTTCATCGCGAAACACCGCATAAATCCCTAGCGCGATCGGGATCGCGTCCACTGCCAACACCTGATCAATGTAGTGTTTAAGTTCGGTTTGGTCGTAGTACTTCTGAAACGTGTTGCGGCTGGTGATAATCCCATCTTCGTAGGCAATCAGGCCCCGCGTCCGGTCTTGGATCAACACCTGCGCCGCCACAATCAATACCGATCGCGCTAACTCCCACGCTGTCGCCAAGGCCTGCCGCCGTTCCTGGGGGTCTTCAATCACGTTGATAATGTAGCCAAGGTTGACCACATCAGCCGGGATCAGCGGGGTATCGGGGGCGTAATAGGGGTCATATCCGATGCTCTCGTAGCCGCGATCGCCCACAAACTGCACATCCGTCCCATGGCCACAGCCATAATCCAAAAACCGACAACCCGGCGAAAATAGCCCCGCTTCCAA
Coding sequences within:
- a CDS encoding glycosyltransferase, which gives rise to MYPLIVSTSDMEGGAARSAYRLHAGFQSIGVTSKMVVRAKLSQNKDVFVQRSALTKLGPVMNNLPLRKYPNRDRTLFSSQWFPDAIASSVQAINPDIINMHWIANGFLRIETLKLFKQPLVWTLQDMWPMTGGCHYSAGCDRYQEFCGNCPQLNSNCEQDLSRQIWQRKHQAWQSLNLTIVTPSHWMTQCVKASALFKNLRVETIPFCLDTEIYRPHEKSIARQVLNLPQDKKIIVFGALAATSDKRKGFDLLVDALRKLSYTEMAADVEVAVFGASAPEKPIDLGFKVHYLGHFHDDLSLSLIYSAGDVMIVPSLQESFGQTASEALACGTPVAAFNATGLMDIIDHQHTGYLAQPYSVEDLAQGIAWILSDSDRLVNLVANARIKAIQKFSLHLQAEKYVRLFEDLVKN
- a CDS encoding DNA phosphorothioation-associated putative methyltransferase, with translation MNQADLIPLAEIVQWCQQSTVGKALPNALYVHRSAIAHLDPCLQAYERHAQSCLTPDYPYTLVKFHYDTPRISYLHYPNFERDPHPRLVASTQVILTTGALQYRDYADSANPPILHRKETFIAPDHPDAERFAHLTRQQETLGLFNDARQIGTLLNWEKRLRAQHLEIHNHALACTLTPTQPKTALPQIDRHRAAIKRNALSKPVRLALEAGLFSPGCRFLDYGCGHGTDVQFVGDRGYESIGYDPYYAPDTPLIPADVVNLGYIINVIEDPQERRQALATAWELARSVLIVAAQVLIQDRTRGLIAYEDGIITSRNTFQKYYDQTELKHYIDQVLAVDAIPIALGIYAVFRDERQAELFRRSRFRSRVKTPRIHATVKRFEDYQTLLQPVMDFMTERGRLPQREELEPQQWEAITSEFRTIKRAFQVITQATDAAAWDAIATQRRHDLLVYLALTHFSDRPKFRALPAPMQQDIKALFGTYQQACAAADVMLMSVGNLDIIQEQGRQSAIGQQRPNSLWVHISALEQLSPLLRLLEGCASRTIGRPDEATVVKFHFTQPKITYLTYPDFDRVPHPLLHTSMQIDLRDLQVKYRDCDRTDDPPILHQKEQLLTPDYPDYAKFKTLSDQERQWGLLDNVAAIYTRSAWERHLAEHCTALRGYRLVWRKDADPYQLKVLKAQIRRRQRASRDLTGETEGV